In Streptomyces longhuiensis, the following proteins share a genomic window:
- a CDS encoding IS3 family transposase, whose protein sequence is MRYPPELRRQALQILADGEPVKNVAATLGLRDQTLYQWRRRHLPHLGRSAHAPSTGSDLEAARRRITQLETELAAWRRVSELLREVLSPKRRFEAVHVMAREGLPVRVAARVLGVTESGYFTWRSRPPSPRALRHAWLTELITVIHAASNGTFGYRRIHSELTHGYGITVSHGTVELLMRRAGLQGAPADQPSLTTGTGLCP, encoded by the coding sequence ATGCGATATCCACCCGAACTGCGCCGCCAGGCCCTGCAGATACTGGCCGACGGTGAACCCGTCAAGAACGTCGCCGCCACTCTCGGCCTGCGCGATCAGACCCTCTACCAGTGGCGGCGCCGGCACCTGCCGCATCTGGGCCGCAGCGCACACGCCCCCTCCACCGGGTCGGATCTCGAAGCCGCGCGCCGGCGCATCACACAGCTGGAGACCGAACTCGCCGCCTGGCGGCGCGTGAGTGAACTGCTGCGGGAGGTCCTTTCCCCGAAAAGACGGTTCGAGGCAGTACATGTGATGGCCAGGGAGGGCCTGCCGGTGCGGGTGGCCGCGCGGGTCCTGGGGGTGACCGAGTCCGGCTACTTCACCTGGCGTTCCCGCCCGCCCTCCCCACGCGCCCTGCGGCACGCCTGGCTCACCGAACTCATCACAGTCATCCACGCCGCCTCGAACGGCACCTTCGGATACCGGCGCATTCACAGCGAACTCACCCACGGCTACGGCATCACCGTCAGCCACGGCACCGTGGAACTCCTCATGCGCCGCGCCGGCCTCCAGGGAGCGCCGGCCGACCAGCCCTCTCTCACGACAGGAACCGGCCTGTGCCCCTGA